From a region of the Fischerella sp. JS2 genome:
- a CDS encoding glycosyltransferase family 2 protein has protein sequence MNELAIALFGVLAVFVILQTLYVLAFVSSMNLPNSKIIEDELLPKAAVILSLRGADPFLTNCVQALLHQNYPQYNLHIVVDSQQDPAWNIVNKTIQQARAIHVQVNPLIARHNTCSLKGSALVQAIEALDDSYQVVAFIDADVIAHPNWLRELVTPLMDEEIGATTGNRWYMPQTRQWGSLVRYLWNTVAVIFMCIHQAPWGGSMAMRLSVLRQSGLLEIWKQSVSVDVPIYKALQAMGLNVKFVPTVMMPNREECNLARCLRFITRQLLVTRLYNPQWPLVVAQVFASTSAVLLTIALLLIALISGNMGTAISITGGFVCYILAMAVQLVLVEQVVQRVIRARGESTTRFSALMMVKILVTIPLTQLVYAVTVVSAILIQKVEWRGISYQIKGPWNIRLIEYQPYQLSSQSVGNNVSL, from the coding sequence ATGAATGAATTAGCGATCGCTCTTTTTGGGGTTTTAGCAGTCTTTGTAATTTTGCAGACACTTTATGTACTGGCTTTTGTCTCATCAATGAATTTGCCAAACTCAAAGATTATAGAAGACGAGTTGTTACCCAAAGCGGCAGTTATTCTTTCCTTGCGAGGTGCTGATCCATTCTTAACCAACTGTGTTCAAGCTCTGCTCCACCAGAATTATCCGCAATACAACTTGCACATCGTCGTTGATAGTCAGCAAGATCCAGCCTGGAATATCGTTAACAAAACGATTCAGCAAGCGAGAGCAATACACGTTCAAGTCAACCCTTTAATTGCTCGGCACAACACTTGTAGTCTTAAAGGCAGTGCATTAGTGCAAGCTATCGAGGCACTAGACGATTCTTATCAGGTAGTGGCTTTTATAGATGCTGACGTCATTGCCCATCCGAACTGGCTACGTGAACTAGTTACACCTCTAATGGATGAGGAGATAGGAGCCACTACAGGAAACCGTTGGTACATGCCACAAACTCGACAGTGGGGTTCGCTGGTTAGATATCTATGGAACACAGTAGCCGTGATCTTCATGTGTATCCACCAAGCGCCTTGGGGAGGCTCAATGGCAATGAGGCTTTCTGTATTACGGCAATCAGGGCTATTGGAGATATGGAAACAAAGCGTTTCCGTTGATGTCCCCATCTATAAAGCATTACAAGCGATGGGCTTAAACGTGAAGTTTGTACCTACAGTCATGATGCCCAATCGTGAGGAATGCAATTTAGCTCGATGCTTGCGCTTCATTACACGCCAATTACTAGTCACGCGGCTATACAATCCTCAGTGGCCACTCGTTGTCGCCCAAGTATTCGCATCCACATCAGCTGTTTTACTGACAATAGCCTTGCTGCTGATTGCATTAATTAGCGGCAACATGGGTACTGCAATTAGCATAACAGGTGGATTTGTCTGTTACATCCTGGCAATGGCAGTGCAACTAGTATTGGTGGAGCAAGTTGTGCAGCGAGTGATTCGGGCGCGGGGTGAATCGACGACGCGATTTTCTGCCTTAATGATGGTAAAAATCTTGGTGACAATTCCATTGACACAGTTAGTTTATGCAGTCACGGTCGTATCGGCGATATTAATACAAAAAGTGGAATGGCGTGGCATCAGTTATCAGATTAAAGGACCTTGGAACATTCGATTAATCGAATACCAACCTTATCAACTTTCAAGCCAGTCAGTTGGCAATAATGTTTCACTTTAA